The DNA sequence ACGTACATACTCAAATGGCTCGAATTAGCCGTAGGCAATAACTGATCAGACAACGAGGATTGATGGACTCGCAGTGATAATTAGAGAAAAGTTTAACTGGTCGAAAGTAATCTCGGTTGTATATTGAAGGAATCAAAAAACGGTAGAGAGAAAaccgttcaaaaaattttcaacgatattATTTGCACCGTTAGTTATGAACGCGAATGAAATTAATCTATTTACACATAACGATAATACATAAGCTGAGGTATTCAAAATTCTagataatattttgtaattagaacGATCAAAGTGATTGAACTCTGGTGGTTTTTTAATCCgattctaataattttttaattattttgttcaGCATTGAGATCTGCAGagtcgtttgaaaaatgatttacaAATAGTTGTCTTTACAGTGAATGTAAAtagttttttgcaaatatcgtACAAcgtaagataaatttttctcaagaattACATTCACGCCTTGTAACTGTACTATAATCGAAGATTTCATACACGTTTTCGAACTTTGTGAACATGCAAAAGCAGAACCGAAAGACATtagaatcgaatgaaaaatgttggagtttaatcattttgaaagtttttagtAGGTATAGTTTAATCGGAATGCTGTTTCAATCTTGTTTACTATCGATTGTGCAAATAACGTTGTTTGGGAGTatttgaatagtttttttcctcttttcttgaCGTATGATTCAGACTGTCTAGCCTAGGCTACTCATCCTTGACCTAATAAATATGCAATAGCTCACCTTCGCCGAAGAAAATTAGATTCTTGTCTGGGACGAAAACTCCGTTCTGTAAGAATCTCTCCGGTTTGAAGACATCCGGTTCGGAATAATATTCCGGATTCATGTGTATGCTCCAGATGTTCAGAATCACCGTTGCTTCCTGCGGTATCGTGTATCCCGAAAGTTTAGTTTCTCGAAGAACGCGGCGTGGCCCTATAACCGGTACGACTAAACACATCCTTTGCGACTCCGTCAGGATAGCCTCTGTGTATGGCAATCTGTGCACAAATATCACAGCATGAAGCTATTCACAtttaagcatttttttttattactgtttCAAAACTTGATTAAACCGAAATATGATACAACAAAGTTGTGAAGATTGAAATTGAAGTCGATTGAgctcaaatttttcagaagaACTCATTCTCAATACGAAAAAGAGTCAAAATCCATTAACTCAAATCAAGAAACTATTGATGTTGGTAAGTTTGGAAAGATCACGATATCACTGTACTGGTTACAATACAAATTTCTGTGagcttttatacttttttaattacattgtTAATTTATTAAGATTAATCTGTAACGATTTGCATTCAAAGACTTTGTGATTCATTTGTGACAATAACGTCAACCATTTCTCTCCTTGACGTGTATTGCAGTTTccagaatatttcaaaaacggTTGAACCGATTTACTTTTTTGCAGAAAGTATTCTTGCAAAGTTTATCCTCTTTGACACGaagcgtgttttttttttgtctgcaaAGTAGcacttgaaattgaattatgaTTTCTCTCCTAAATTTACGTCTATGCCAATGCTTACTGTAGATTGAATGTACCGAAAAAATGTGCACACAAAGTGCAATCTACATACTCTTATTAAGCTATAAATTCCCCAAATTCAGCCATTTTTCCCACCGTCTACTCGtattattgtatgtatatctcCTTGAATTCAACTTGATTACTAAGTCATAACTTTCGAAGCTATGGTTCATCAGGTTGTTGGTACTTTTAACGTTacctttttttatcgtttaggTCCGGAGTTCTGCCGAAACCGACCACCTTGTCCAACTCTTGGTGAAGCAGTTCTTGAACCTCCTGGTTCACTATCATGTTCAGAAATAAGAAGTCCAATGTCGTTGTAGTTGTGTTTAACCCGGCGATGAACAGATCCATCATAATCATCACCAGTTCATTTTCTGTTGCAAATTCACATAACATCAGTGAGATATGTCAAGTTACGAGCAAGAGAAACAACTTAATTGCCAAAGATACGAATTTTACGCATTcgctgaagtttttttttttttttttttttgttgtcgaTTAATCACATTTTTCCTGGCGAAGAGTTTTCATGGAAGGCAAGAAACTCGCTGAGTTCCGGTACATCAAGTTGTAAATTTTGCACACGGATTTATGGTGTGTAACGTATatacgatttatttttaaaaacacggtaagatttttcaaacacaaTCTTTCGTTTACGAAATCACAacctaaataaataatacgatAGTTATTCaaactctgaaaaatttcagttttctaaaCAAATGGATAATTTACGCTATACCAAGTATTCTCTATATTTTATCTTAGTGAGCGAGCGTGTAATCAAACGATTTTCGCAAGGTTATAGAAAAGTTAAGAATACTTGCGATATTATGTCAACAAATTATTCGCTTTACAACAAGCTTTTCTTTTAACGTTACTACATTTATTATAGTTGGAAGATAAAAACTTGCTTTGCGTATACTGTTTTTTCTTGAGAGACAGATATGAATGTAATAACGCCTAAAAGTTTGCAACTTAAAATACAGTACTGAGTAACAATGTGCCTAAGGTTTGGAACACTTTGTCTTTATCATTTCGgcgcgatgaaaaaaaaaaaacaaacaagaaaaacaaatagtaAAGAAAAGCCTAAATTTTAGTGTTccaatatttatgaaatttcattaaacaGGTTCTTCAATTTGTCACAATGACaataattgtatgaaatttctGTCTATACTCTTTGCCATTATGCGATATCGAGCTCACTAAAAAGTTTCTAAAAACGTCCTAAATAAGGCTTTAAAATCAGTACGATAAGTCAAAATGACAGCGAATTACTTCGCTAAtagaaaatgtatttaaattttctaatttttttcataccgatTTCGTATTAATCTTCACCTAACCAGAGCTCTGTAGAGAACTGACAAAGTGAGTGATTTGTTTGCTATATTGATTTGTCtctgaaaagtttttctctctcgaaaACATGTTTAACAATAAACTGACAATGGTAAATGAATCTTTTGCAGCAAGCATATTCTCAAGGTGGTGAAGCGATgtgtttgaataattcatgaaCCCGTTACCAcagatgtgtatatatacatttgcaTTCAATTCACAAAAGTGAAAGGTTAAACTTCACAAAAGATCTTTAAGAACTTTTCATTCTATTTATGCAATCTTTAGGAACTCAATCCAACAACTTGTGTTATTTGATACCACACAGCTACTTGCCGTTAAATAATCCATCGGAATTTGCTTCTGAATACATTTCGTTGAGGAACATGTCTATTAAGTCATCCTGCTTGTTTGCagtgtaatttttcttatgcTCGTTAATCGTTTCCTGGAacaaattcaatattcatagtcatcagaaatttactcgTATATTCAACGGTTGTATGGATTCATTAATTGATGAATGGCACATGTCTCGAGAAATATGTCTTGACTCTGATTTGCTTGTTACAAACTGTCTGCCGAACAACTTTGCATTATTATCTCTGAATCAAAAAGTGCCTCAAAACAATTTTACAACGGCATTGTAAACATGAAAATGTAAAAGCAGTCTGACACGGGAATGAAGAAACATCATGCTAAAGATTATGGATCCCGTAATTTTGgctatgaaaataatattgtgaaataataataaaccatGAAAAATCTCTTCAGCTCCATGTTGACTGTGGTAAGGAGGTTGTATCCGGATTTTTCAGGGGCTATGTGCCTGATCCATGGCAGAGCAGATAAAGTACCACCAATCATGTCGAAGGCTCGAGCACGTCGCTTCATCAGATCTATGAAGTACAGCATTCTATGGCATAAGTCACACGGTTTATAAGTATTCCAGAGATACAATCGGTTCATAAAAAAGTATTATACAAGCAGTGACGTATCTCGGAAAAACCCGTTGTTTTCAATACCATGCAAGAAATTATtaaactgataaaaatttgatcggATTCTTGCATGACTATGAAGTCATGAAACGGTAGAAATTCAAGTGTCTGGGAAATAATTTGGATCCAATCAATTCTCTATCATAGTTTAAATACTTTCCTCCGAGTAGGAAAATAGTTTGGTAAGATTAATTCGAAGTTCAAAATCACAGTCTTACCCGTGATTTTAGCACATTTCccaattttcattacataaTAACTATGGAAGTGACGCACCTCGGCCTATCGTCAATTCTTTTTCCTGCGGTGAGAGTCCACAATACATTTATTACTGCTGGTGCTATGATTTCGTTGAGGCAGTGCACACCACCGTCTTTCATCTTCTCCAGTATGCCATTCAGCTCCTCTGTCATCAAGTCTAACATTTGACGGCGGCCTAGACCAAGTGCTCGCAAATTTCGTACGAGCCATGCGCGCATTTCTCGCCATTCCCGTCCATCATTGAAAGTTATTCCTTGAAAATgcagaaaagaagaatttaaaTTACCTGATCTTAATGCTTGAGAGGCATTATGATtgcattgaaattcaaaatgatacTTTTAGCAGATATAAGAACGACGTcttaattatacaaatatttgatAGATAAGTACAAATGTAACATAAAATCACGAACATTCGATGGTTAAAGTATCTAATCATTGATGACATTGAaagcgatttgaaaattcttgctACCTCATAATTGTGAGGAATTTTCCGCACCGAGTTGTTGCCTCTTGCCTTTAACTTAAAGTCgtcacatatatgtatatagtacgTGCATTTGATTTACCAGTTTTACTGCCAAAGTTTCGCAGTTCAATGAATTCGTTCCATGGTCGTCCATCGTACTCCTCATTGTGAAGAACCTTTTGAATAGCTTCCTGGTTGGAAACGGCAATGACGTCGCTGCATCCAACACGGAGTGCAACGACATCGCTATCGTACTGTCGAGAAAGCTCTAGAAAAGCGCAATGCTGGCCACCAAGTGTGCGAGACAAGCTTCGAAGCAGTGGTAAGTTCCCAACTACCGGCCATGGAAAGGGTCCTGTTGAAGTGGTTTCATTACTCAAAAACACACCCTATACAACAGTCTTCATTCCCTTCAGACTTCGCACTATCGTCGGAATTAAACTCCTTCATTTCAGCTATGTAAATTCATAACTGTAGTGTGAAATGTTCACGCGCACGTGACACCATACCACTTGTGACAATCATCTACAGTGCCGGTGATTTAAGAGTTATTGAACTGTTAAGTAATTTACCAATCGTGTAGATGCTAGTCAGAATCAGCTGAAACGACCTTAACGGAATCCCGAATATTCATTTCTAGCTacattaacaataagtaacaCTGTCACTTATTCGAAAGATTTATTCTGGGAGTATTATTTGagcaaaattcaattaaaaaacaattagaGATCAAACAATTGTTCTAACGCCGCTTTAATTTTGTATCTTACGAGTGATGTCGCAAAATCCGTACAAAtgtttgtttgaaataaaatttaaaatacgtACTAGTtaattcagatttttgaatgatttttgcaTGTTTTACGAAAAAAGAACGACATGTTTTACACTCCAAaacattgtttttttcactccaaCTACATACTGTTCAACGATTGCCAATCTAAAACGTACGTGGCATTtgctatatacatattttgacCATACCGCCAAAGTACAACAGTGTGATAACTAAACCATCCAATGTTTGACTTTGCCGATAGTctcaaaatatgtatatagtgaGTGTTTAATCCTGCGCACAAAATACTACCAGAATAAATCTTTCGAGTAAGTGACACAGTTGCTTCATGAAGCGAGAAATGAAGGTTGGGGATCCCCTTAAGTGGCTAAGAGTTAAAATATGATCATACAACGTAATCGactctaattgtaagttgcTTTTAGAAACAGGATTTGTAAAACGCTGAGTGACTCACGCCGGTACTGAACGCGTGCATTCGTCCAACGATATTTGGAACAGTTCCAATACTGTGTCTATACGCAAACAGACCGCTTCAATAGTTACAAATGCCTTGTTTAAGAGATCAAGTAACCTATTCGTTCGGCATTTTTGTACGTACGAGCACTCATAAGGAAATGTCTGGCAGTaggaatttgaataattccgGAAATCAGGTATTTACAACAGTAGTAATTTCAGGTATTGTGTTGATAAACTTCTTGATAGTTTCGTCTAGTCGCATATCAGTCAAGAATCCCATCCAAAACTTTGTCAGAAAAGTTAATCATACTCttgaaaatcaggaaaaatattcgttgttaattattattctaatttattttcgGCTTCACGTTACAGCGTTCGTTGATTATTTCTACTTCTGATCCAAGGTACTTTTATGCACCAGGTAATGGGAACAAAATTAAAGTATAAAGACAGAAGGTTACCTGGTGGATAGTTCTTTCTCTTtcggaaaaacaaacaagcagCGCTGAGTAGAAGAATAATGGTAATAAGAACACTTGTAGACATTGCACAGTGAATTGACGAGACATACACTGCAGCAGTGTCTTCGGCTCGAGTGACCAATACAAATAGACATTCCTGTCGACTGTACACTCAGTTCAGTAAACCTCGCCATTGACGTAGAAGCTTCATCCGCTCAATTTACTCCTGATACGGATGTATGCactgaaaaactgcagttcTAAGTAACGcgatgtaagaaaaattcttccatcAAATTGCGCGATGGATTTTCTGGAGGCAATGGTTTGTATGTAAATTCAACCAGAAAACTTATTCATTCCATAATGCATGCCGAAGGCAATAATACGTGTTGGTTAAAATTAAAAGCAAGCTAAAATCAGAAATCGAATTTGAAGAAAGTCAATTGTTGGGCTGGACTTGTTATTATCCGGGGAGTTATTCCCCGACATAGAAATAAGTTAATTACAAGCGTGCTAAAGTGGCCTTCTGATTGGTTTAAATTATCATGGTCACTTTTCCAACCGGTAAAGCGGTTACGCTGAAACTTCATGAACGGTTAGAACGACCTAAAATgcttcaacaaatttttcgattccctctacatttgagaaaaatctccAAATTGATAATCATGGTAACTTGAAAACGATAATAACTGTAATATCTCTCCCTCATGATCATTCCTTGCATCTGCGTaaggaataattgaaaattatgacaaaACTCAATTGATGTTTTGACATGTCGCAGATAAAAGTAAGGACATACAATACACAACACGATAACTGATAATAATAGAAACAACGTATCTGTTCGGTTAGGTTAGAAACATCTGATCTACCAATGACTGCCAAGGACTTTCAATGCTTTTCAAAGACTTCCACATTGGCTTCCAGAAGACTACATACGATTCTATAGTGACTTCCTGTTACTCCTGATTACTTTCAATGGGAAATTTGGACTACCGATGACTTCAATTGGTTATCGGTAACATCGATCGGATTCAAAATTCGCAAAGACTAAGCGGCTGCATATCATCGTGAAAAATTCCACTGAACTACTCGTACCGATCTGAGGTGAGGCTCTGCTCCAGAATATCATTGACGCTAACCGACGCACTCAGTCTCGCCATCATTATCAAAAGATAAGTCAATTCGAGCAGTTCTTCCTCCAGCATTTTCTAAATCGTAATTTCatcgaattataaaaattacctTTCTATAAAAACACTAAGAATTGGTGGTAAGCTTCTCTTGCCATCTTCAAACGAACATATTATTTTCTGAGAACTCTAATATAAAGTTCAATAGTAGAATCGGTGCCCAGTTGTATTCTATATCACTTGG is a window from the Diprion similis isolate iyDipSimi1 chromosome 6, iyDipSimi1.1, whole genome shotgun sequence genome containing:
- the LOC124407242 gene encoding methyl farnesoate epoxidase-like; translated protein: MSTSVLITIILLLSAACLFFRKRKNYPPGPFPWPVVGNLPLLRSLSRTLGGQHCAFLELSRQYDSDVVALRVGCSDVIAVSNQEAIQKVLHNEEYDGRPWNEFIELRNFGSKTGITFNDGREWREMRAWLVRNLRALGLGRRQMLDLMTEELNGILEKMKDGGVHCLNEIIAPAVINVLWTLTAGKRIDDRPRMLYFIDLMKRRARAFDMIGGTLSALPWIRHIAPEKSGYNLLTTVNMELKRFFMETINEHKKNYTANKQDDLIDMFLNEMYSEANSDGLFNENELVMIMMDLFIAGLNTTTTTLDFLFLNMIVNQEVQELLHQELDKVVGFGRTPDLNDKKRLPYTEAILTESQRMCLVVPVIGPRRVLRETKLSGYTIPQEATVILNIWSIHMNPEYYSEPDVFKPERFLQNGVFVPDKNLIFFGEGKRRCPGETLARCAIFLIFVGVMQRCRLLPVPGQESPTLVRVPGLTISPKPYDALLIPRQAATSYVDVPN